The Saccharomyces mikatae IFO 1815 strain IFO1815 genome assembly, chromosome: 11 genome has a segment encoding these proteins:
- the MET14 gene encoding adenylyl-sulfate kinase (similar to Saccharomyces cerevisiae MET14 (YKL001C); ancestral locus Anc_2.510), with protein sequence MANNITWHPNLTYDERKALRKQDGCTIWLTGLSASGKSTIACALEQLLLQKNLSAYRLDGDNIRFGLNKDLGFSEKDRNENIRRISEVSKLFADSCAISITSFISPYRVDRDRARELHKEAGLKFIEIFVDVPLEVAEQRDPKGLYKKAREGVIKEFTGISAPYEAPKAPELHLRTDQKTVEECATIIYEYLISEKIIRKHL encoded by the coding sequence CGACGAACGTAAGGCATTGAGAAAGCAGGATGGTTGCACTATTTGGTTAACAGGTCTAAGCGCGTCTGGAAAAAGTACAATCGCTTGTGCTCTGGAACAATTActgcttcaaaaaaacttgTCTGCCTATAGGTTGGATGGTGATAACATTCGTTTTGGTTTGAATAAAGATTTAGgcttttctgaaaaagacagaaatgaaaatattcgTAGAATTAGCGAAGTTTCTAAACTATTTGCTGATTCTTGTGCTATTTCAATCACCTCATTTATCTCCCCATACAGAGTTGATAGAGATAGAGCTCGTGAACTGCATAAGGAAGCTGGTTTAAagtttattgaaatttttgttgatgTTCCATTAGAAGTTGCTGAACAAAGGGACCCTAAAGGGTTATACAAAAAGGCCAGGGAGGGTGTAATTAAGGAGTTTACCGGTATTTCTGCTCCTTATGAGGCTCCAAAGGCTCCAGAGTTGCATTTGAGGACTGATCAAAAAACTGTTGAAGAGTGCGCCACCATCATTTATGAGTACTTAAttagtgaaaaaatcatCCGTAAGCATTTGTAA
- the RPL14A gene encoding 60S ribosomal protein eL14 (similar to Saccharomyces cerevisiae RPL14B (YHL001W) and RPL14A (YKL006W); ancestral locus Anc_2.505) — MSTDSIVKASNWRLVEVGRVVLIKKGQSAGKLAAIVEIIDQKKVLIDGPKAGVPRQAINLGQVVLTPLTFTLPRGARTATVSKKWAAAGVCEKWATSSWAKKIAQRERRAALTDFERFQVMVLRKQKRYTVKKALAKA, encoded by the exons atGTCCACCGATTCTATTGTCAAGGCTTCTAACTGGAGATTAGTCGAAGTTGGCCGTGTCGTTTTGATCAAAAAGGGTCAATCCGCAGGCAAATTGGCTGCTATCGTCGAAATTATTGACCAAAAGAAG GTTTTGATTGATGGTCCAAAAGCTGGTGTTCCACGTCAAGCCATCAATTTGGGTCAAGTTGTCTTAACTCCATTGACTTTCACTTTGCCAAGAGGTGCCAGAACTGCTACCGTTTCTAAGAAGTGGGCTGCTGCTGGTGTCTGCGAAAAGTGGGCTACTTCATCTTGGGCTAAGAAGATTGCTCAACGTGAAAGACGTGCTGCTTTGACTGACTTTGAAAGATTCCAAGTTATGGTTTtaagaaagcaaaagagATACACTGTCAAGAAGGCTTTGGCTAAGGCTTAA
- the BYE1 gene encoding Bye1p (similar to Saccharomyces cerevisiae BYE1 (YKL005C); ancestral locus Anc_2.506): MSVRTSARSNKGQNKYIEYLLEEEKEVSKKKSAKKKLDSRSKKKNKVDSLHELNKDTEKEEADEADDGYVRCLCGANNENYDAAEYSHGDMVQCDGCDSWQHIKCMTDGKDVIDGLMNEDSKYYCELCDPSMYAHLEESKKVEVSEDEDYDDDVYKPINDHNDNDADAFLDEESPRKRKRSFDNPRRTPNKTKQVKKSTGPTKRKKSTDVTNSDTLENKIPTERDFESEKEHKLRSNAEKMFSTLFSKFIIPETIEAKLYNLPERKDTIVVSQEFAHNLENELYKACLNVEFGTLDKVYTEKVRSLYSNLKDKKNLELKAHVIEGKLALNKLVNMNASELANPDLQEFKEKRDKVTLENFIVEVPDKPIYVKTHKGDELIEDSAEPQEDILYSKDSIRLHSNENFNDDKKKIDQPHDIDIEKQPSPTEIASEGPLRCSFLYPSVGLEFTGYLNYVGTSQKLKRNILKEAIGDGNLYVEGRLPLTTAVPYLKEISSSRAILVYQMFPLNDNKSNATFAEVVDLLENKGRIAGIKPKARYEKDFYIVSSKGGEVPKILDDILNNHNSEGYERFSPVKSDERRLFAFVVVKQELIH; the protein is encoded by the coding sequence ATGTCTGTTCGTACTTCTGCAAGATCTAATAAGGGTCAAAATAAATACATCGAATATCTGCTAGAGGAGGAGAAGGAAgtatcaaagaagaaaagcgcaaagaagaagctcGACTCACGCagtaagaagaagaataaggTTGACTCTTTGCATGAACTAAATAAAGACACGGAGAAAGAAGAGGCAGACGAAGCAGACGACGGCTATGTTAGATGTTTGTGTGGTGCAAACAATGAGAATTATGATGCTGCTGAATATTCGCATGGAGACATGGTTCAGTGCGATGGCTGCGATTCTTGGCAGCACATTAAATGTATGACCGATGGTAAAGACGTCATAGATGGACTAATGAATGAGGATTCTAAATACTACTGTGAATTATGTGACCCATCAATGTATGCACATTTAGAAGAATCAAAGAAGGTGGAGGTTTCAGAGGACGAAGATtacgatgatgatgtttATAAGCCTATTAATGACCACAATGACAATGATGCAGATGCCtttcttgatgaagaaagtcCCAGGAAACGAAAAAGAAGCTTTGATAACCCTAGAAGGACACCTAACAAAACCAAGCAAGTGAAAAAATCCACTGGACCaacaaaaaggaaaaaaagtactGATGTCACTAATTCAGATACTCTTGAAAATAAGATACCTACCGAAAGAGATTTTGAAAGCgaaaaagaacataaaTTAAGGTCTAATGCAGAAAAAATGTTCTCTACcttgtttagtaagttcATAATCCCCGAGACAATAGAAGCAAAGCTTTATAACCTTCCTGAGAGAAAAGATACTATTGTGGTCTCACAAGAATTTGCCCATAATCTGGAGAATGAACTTTATAAGGCTTGCCTGAACGTTGAATTTGGTACGTTAGACAAGGTATACACTGAGAAAGTGAGATCTTTGTACTCTAACTTAAAGgataagaaaaatttggaacTGAAGGCACACGTTATAGAGGGTAAATTAGCTTTGAATAAGTTGGTAAACATGAATGCATCAGAATTAGCAAATCCTGACCTACAAGAATTTAAGGAGAAAAGAGATAAAGTTACTTTAGAAAACTTTATTGTAGAGGTTCCAGATAAACCCATATATGTTAAGACCCATAAGGGTGATGAGCTAATCGAAGATTCCGCTGAACCTCAAGAGGATATTTTGTACTCAAAAGATAGCATAAGGTTACACAGTAATGAGAATTTTAATGAcgataagaaaaaaatcgatCAGCCTCATGACATTGACATTGAAAAACAACCCAGCCCAACTGAAATAGCAAGTGAAGGACCTCTAAGGTGCTCGTTCTTGTATCCCAGCGTAGGGCTCGAATTTACAGGTTATTTAAATTACGTCGGAACTTCACAAAAGCTTAAGAGGAATATTCTCAAGGAAGCTATTGGTGACGGAAATCTATATGTAGAAGGACGCTTGCCTTTAACTACTGCTGTACCTTATCTCAAAGAAATCTCATCCTCTAGAGCAATATTAGTTTATCAGATGTTCCCCTTAAATGACAACAAAAGTAACGCAACTTTTGCGGAAGTTGTGGACTTATTGGAAAATAAAGGTCGTATTGCTGGTATAAAGCCAAAAGCTAGGTACGAGAAAGACTTTTATattgtttcatcaaaagGCGGTGAAGTTCCTAAAATTTTGGATGACATTTTAAACAATCACAATAGCGAAGGATATGAGAGATTTTCGCCCGTGAAATCAGATGAAAGAAGATTATTCGCATTTGTTGTAGTAAAACAGGAGCTTATTCATTGA
- the AUR1 gene encoding inositol phosphorylceramide synthase (similar to Saccharomyces cerevisiae AUR1 (YKL004W); ancestral locus Anc_2.507) has protein sequence MANPFSRWFLSERPPNCHVADLETSLDPNKTLLKVQKYKPALSDWVHYIFLGSIMLFVFITNPAPWSFKILFYCFLGTLFIIPATSQFFFNALPILTWVALYFTSSYFPDDRRPPITVKVLPAVETILYGDNLSDILATSTNSFLDILAWLPYGLFHFGAPFVVAAILFVFGPPTVLQGYAFAFGYMNLFGVIMQNVFPAAPPWYKILYGLQSANYDMHGSPGGLARIDELLGIHMYTTAFSNSSVIFGAFPSLHSGCATMEALFFCYCFPKLKPLFIAYVCWLWWSTMYLTHHYFVDLMAGSVLSYVIFQYTKYTHLPIVDTSLFCRWSYTSIEKYDISKSDPLAADSNDIESVPLSNLELDFDLNMTDEPSVSPSLFDGSTSVSRSSATSITSLGVKRA, from the coding sequence ATGGCAAACCCTTTTTCGAGATGGTTTCTATCAGAGAGACCTCCCAACTGCCATGTAGCCGATCTAGAAACAAGTTTAGACCCCAATAAAACTTTGTTGAAGGTGCAAAAGTACAAGCCGGCTTTAAGTGACTGGGTGCATTATATCTTCTTGGGTTCCATCATGTTGTTCGTGTTTATTACTAATCCCGCGCCTTGGAGTTTTAAGAttctcttttattgtttcttAGGCACTTTGTTCATTATTCCAGCTACATCacagtttttcttcaatgcTCTGCCCATTCTAACATGGGTGGCACTTTATTTTACTTCATCGTATTTTCCAGATGACCGCCGGCCCCCTATTACTGTTAAAGTGCTACCAGCTGTGGAAACAATTTTATATGGTGACAATTTAAGTGATATCCTTGCAACATCGAcgaattcttttttggatattttGGCATGGCTACCTTATGgtttatttcattttggaGCCCCATTTGTCGTTGCTGCCATCTTATTTGTATTTGGGCCACCAACTGTTTTGCAAGGTTATGCTTTTGCCTTTGGCTATATGAATCTGTTTGGTGTTATTATGCAAAATGTCTTTCCAGCAGCTCCACCATGGTATAAAATCCTTTATGGATTGCAATCAGCCAACTATGATATGCATGGCTCACCAGGCGGGTTAGCTAGAATTGATGAATTGTTGGGTATCCATATGTATACGACAGCTTTTTCGAATTCTTCAGTTATTTTTGGAGCTTTCCCTTCATTGCATTCCGGATGTGCAACTATGGAagctctttttttttgctattGCTTCCCAAAATTGAAACCTTTGTTTATTGCTTATGTTTGCTGGTTATGGTGGTCAACTATGTACTTAACACACCATTACTTTGTGGATCTGATGGCAGGCTCAGTTCTGTCCTATGTGATATTTCAATATACAAAGTACACACATTTGCCGATTGTAGATACAAGCCTTTTTTGCAGATGGTCGTATACTTCGATTGAGAAATATGATATATCCAAGAGCGATCCTTTAGCTGCGGATTCGAATGATATTGAGAGTGTCCCTTTGTCCAACTTAGAACTTGACTTTGATCTTAATATGACCGACGAACCTAGTGTAAGCCCTTCACTATTTGATGGATCTACTTCCGTTTCTCGTTCGTCCGCAACGTCTATAACGTCACTAGGTGTAAAGAGAGCTTAA
- the CAP1 gene encoding Cap1p (similar to Saccharomyces cerevisiae CAP1 (YKL007W); ancestral locus Anc_2.503), translated as MSSSKFEEVVNKIVSDSPPGELREIYDDLIKITSENSKNTILDAIENYNIQNCIPIDVNGKSIIVSKYNKEGAKFFDPINSVIFSVNHLERKGLDIEPYEFTHPSLEKEQLQDLHDKLQKYLLLNFSGDVSFAVYPILEETNKISIIIVSTKYNPKNFWNGYWRSCYVYDLETKELSGSISTQVHYYEDGNVSFQSGKDISQFDIGDVVSAIKGIETSFEDELDRSFFELNEKQFKALRRRLPVTRSKINWGSAIGSYRLGKNAAEGK; from the coding sequence ATGTCTAGTAGTAAATTCGAAGAGGTTGTTAACAAGATTGTCAGTGATAGTCCTCCAGGGGAACTGAGGGAGATATATGACGATCTGATCAAGATCACAAGTGAAAACTCTAAAAATACCATTCTAGATGCTATCGAGAACTATAACATACAGAATTGTATTCCTATAGACGTCAATGGGAAGTCAATAATTGTTTCCAAATACAATAAAGAAGGAGCCAAGTTCTTTGACCCCATAAATTCCGTCATTTTTTCAGTTAATCACTTAGAACGCAAAGGTCTCGATATTGAACCGTACGAGTTCACACATCCAAGTCTTGAGAAAGAACAGCTGCAAGATTTACATGATAAATTACAGAAATATCTTCTACTGAATTTCTCAGGCGATGTAAGTTTTGCTGTTTACCCAATCCTCGAGGAGACAAACAAAATctctattattattgttagcACCAAATACAATCCAAAGAATTTCTGGAACGGCTATTGGAGATCGTGTTACGTTTACGATTTGGAAACTAAAGAGTTATCCGGTAGCATCTCTACACAAGTCCATTACTACGAAGATGGTAACGTTAGTTTCCAATCTGGGAAGGACATTAGTCAATTTGATATCGGCGATGTTGTAAGCGCAATAAAGGGCATTGAAACAAGCTTTGAGGACGAACTGGATCGTTCATTTTTCGAATTGAACGAAAAGCAGTTCAAAGCTTTAAGAAGAAGACTACCAGTTACAAGATCAAAAATTAACTGGGGCAGCGCGATTGGTAGTTATAGATTAGGTAAGAACGCGGcagaaggaaaataa
- the DID4 gene encoding ESCRT-III subunit protein DID4 (similar to Saccharomyces cerevisiae DID4 (YKL002W); ancestral locus Anc_2.509), producing MSLFEWVFGKSVTPQERLKKNQRALERTQRELEREKRKLELQDKKLVSEIKKSAKNGQVTAAKVQAKDLVRTRNYIQKFDNMKAQLQAISLRIQAVRSSDQMTRSMSEATGLLAGMNRSMNLPQLQRISMEFEKQSDLMGQRQEFMDEAIDNVMGDEVDEDEEADEIVNKVLDEIGVDLNSQLQSTPQNLVSNAPIAETTIGIAEPIGAGSESNGNPDDDLQARLNTLKKQT from the exons ATGAGTTTGTTCGAGTGGGTATTTGGGAAGAGTGTTACTCCGCAAGAAAGGCTAAAAAAA AATCAAAGGGCTTTGGAAAGAACTCAGAGAGAACTCGAGAGAGAAAAGAGGAAACTAGAGCTGCAAGATAAAAAACTTGTAtcagaaatcaaaaaatcgGCAAAGAATGGGCAAGTTACAGCAGCAAAAGTTCAAGCTAAAGATTTAGTAAGAACCAGGAATtacattcaaaaatttgacaaCATGAAAGCTCAACTTCAAGCCATATCCTTGAGGATACAGGCTGTTCGAAGTAGTGACCAAATGACACGTTCTATGAGTGAGGCCACTGGATTATTGGCTGGAATGAACAGATCAATGAATTTACCCCAATTGCAAAGGATATCAAtggaatttgaaaagcaaAGTGATTTGATGGGTCAAAGGCAGGAATTCATGGATGAGGCTATTGATAATGTCATGGGCGATGAGgtggatgaagatgaagaagcagACGAAATCGTAAATAAAGTTCTGGATGAGATTGGAGTGGATTTAAATTCGCAGTTGCAAAGCACACCTCAAAATTTGGTTTCAAACGCACCGATTGCAGAAACAACAATAGGCATTGCAGAACCTATTGGTGCCGGGTCGGAATCTAATGGTAATCCTGATGATGACTTGCAAGCTCGGTTGAACACTTTGAAGAAGCAGACTTAA
- the MRP17 gene encoding mitochondrial 37S ribosomal protein bS6m (similar to Saccharomyces cerevisiae MRP17 (YKL003C); ancestral locus Anc_2.508), with translation MLYELIGLVRITNSNAPKLEAKELSSTIGKLIIQNRGVVRDVIPMGIRYLPRIMKKDQEKHFRAYHFLMLFDSSAAVQSEILRTLKKDPRVIRSSIVKVDTDKQLDRASSLHRSLGKKSILELVNEDYQSI, from the coding sequence ATGCTTTACGAACTGATCGGACTTGTTCGCATAACCAACTCAAATGCGCCAAAGTTAGAAGCGAAGGAACTATCTTCCACAATAGGGAAATTGATTATTCAAAACAGAGGAGTGGTTAGGGACGTTATACCCATGGGTATAAGGTACCTTCCTAGaattatgaaaaaagaccaagaaaaacattTTCGAGCATATCACTTTTTAATGTTGTTCGACTCATCGGCTGCCGTGCAATCAGAAATTCTAAGgactttgaagaaagatcCTCGTGTCATTAGGTCATCCATAGTCAAGGTTGATACAGATAAGCAGCTTGACAGGGCCTCATCATTGCACCGCTCTTTGGGTAAAAAGTCCATTCTAGAATTAGTGAATGAAGATTATCAATCCATTTAG
- the SFT1 gene encoding Sft1p (similar to Saccharomyces cerevisiae SFT1 (YKL006C-A); ancestral locus Anc_2.504) produces MSNSRYSQIESNNDNKLEGLANKLATFRNINQEIGDRAVSDSTVINQMTDSLGSMFTDLKNSSSRLTRSLKAGNGIWRMVGLALLIFFILYTLFKLF; encoded by the exons ATGTCAAATTCAAGATACTCTCAGATCGAATCAAAC AATGACAATAAATTAGAAGGATTAGCCAATAAGCTAGCCACGTTCAGGAATATAAATCAAGAGATCGGAGACCGAGCGGTTTCGGACAGCACAGTCATAAACCAAATGACAGATTCGCTTGGGTCAATGTTTACCGACCTTAAAAACTCTTCCTCAAGGTTAACTCGATCATTGAAGGCTGGTAATGGTATATGGAGAATGGTGGGTTTGGCGTTGttaatattcttcattCTTTATACTCTGTTTAAGTTGTTTTAA